The Candidatus Binataceae bacterium genome includes a region encoding these proteins:
- a CDS encoding HEAT repeat domain-containing protein: MSKSQLFAPGVLRELVILLLGAVTGIFLGVRPLVASPTFVGAGACGSCHQDELKRWTGSHHQLAMQPANPRSVLGNFNHATFSNLGVTSTFFRRGAKFMARTDGPDGRLHDYEINYAFGVFPLQQYLIAMPGGRLQALGIAWESRSPEAGGQRWFILYPDHKVRASDPLHWTGIDQTWNYMCADCHSTNVRKNYDEQKRSYSTTFAEIDVSCEACHGPGSDHVAWAQKRGDWKGSAANKGLTVALEDRKGVVWTIDPATGNGRRNSPRTSENEIMMCARCHARRGQIHEDYVHGQPVGDDYRVTLLDSDLYFPDGQIKEEVYEYGSFVQSRMFHEGVTCSDCHEPHGLALRAEGNHVCLQCHAGNRYDSPRHHFHKLGVAGSRCVECHMPTRTYMVIDARRDHSIRIPRPDLTLRLGTPNACNQCHADKSAQWASDSLQKWYGHTPEGFQRYAETFRAAVENAPGAERALRELAADPDQPAIARATAVSRLAGYSPSPTEPEVRGAANDQSALMRRAAAAALSNSDPQGSASTLGSLLGDPVRSVRIETAEVLAPVKAHAADPRLAANLEHATQEYVAAQELNADRPESHLDLALLFAKRKEVREAEAQLKEALSLDPTFVPAAVNLADLERSLGREADGEATLRAALQHSPSDPALLYALGLSMARQGQHAKALNLLATAASSDPRNARYAYVYAVALNDAGQRSAAIDTLEHSIKSHPYDRDSLTALVIYLDQTHDRGQAVLYARRLLQLEPDNQGLRQMIDEPVDSERNSSK; this comes from the coding sequence GTGTCGAAATCTCAGCTCTTCGCCCCCGGAGTTCTTCGCGAACTTGTGATTCTCCTCTTAGGCGCCGTGACCGGCATTTTCCTCGGGGTGCGACCTCTGGTTGCGTCGCCCACCTTTGTCGGGGCGGGGGCATGCGGCAGCTGTCATCAGGACGAGCTCAAGCGGTGGACCGGTTCACATCATCAACTTGCGATGCAGCCCGCGAACCCGCGTTCCGTTCTCGGCAACTTCAACCACGCTACCTTCTCTAACCTTGGTGTGACCTCAACGTTCTTTCGCCGTGGCGCAAAATTCATGGCCCGGACCGACGGACCTGACGGCAGGCTCCACGACTACGAAATTAATTACGCTTTTGGCGTTTTCCCGCTACAGCAATACTTGATCGCAATGCCGGGGGGACGCCTGCAAGCATTGGGCATCGCGTGGGAAAGCCGCTCGCCCGAGGCTGGGGGCCAACGCTGGTTTATTCTCTACCCCGACCACAAAGTCCGCGCCTCCGACCCGCTTCACTGGACCGGAATTGATCAGACCTGGAACTACATGTGCGCGGATTGCCACTCGACCAATGTGCGCAAGAACTATGATGAACAGAAACGCAGTTACTCAACCACCTTCGCGGAAATCGACGTATCGTGTGAGGCTTGTCACGGACCCGGTTCCGATCACGTCGCCTGGGCGCAAAAGCGCGGGGATTGGAAGGGTTCCGCGGCAAACAAAGGGCTCACGGTGGCCCTCGAGGATCGCAAAGGAGTCGTGTGGACTATCGACCCTGCCACCGGCAATGGGCGTCGCAACTCGCCCCGCACCTCCGAAAACGAAATCATGATGTGCGCGCGATGTCATGCGCGCCGCGGCCAGATCCATGAAGACTACGTCCACGGACAACCGGTCGGGGACGACTACCGGGTTACACTGCTGGACAGCGACCTTTACTTTCCGGACGGCCAAATCAAGGAGGAGGTTTACGAATACGGCTCCTTCGTCCAGAGCAGAATGTTTCACGAGGGGGTGACGTGCAGCGATTGTCATGAACCGCACGGGCTTGCGCTGCGCGCCGAAGGAAACCACGTGTGTCTCCAATGCCACGCAGGCAACAGGTACGACTCCCCGCGTCACCATTTTCACAAGCTGGGGGTGGCAGGTTCGCGATGCGTCGAATGCCACATGCCGACCCGAACTTATATGGTCATCGACGCTCGCCGCGATCACAGCATTCGCATCCCGCGCCCCGATTTGACCTTGCGACTGGGCACGCCCAACGCATGCAACCAATGTCACGCCGACAAGTCTGCGCAGTGGGCCTCCGACTCGCTGCAGAAGTGGTACGGCCACACTCCGGAAGGTTTCCAGCGCTATGCCGAAACCTTTCGTGCGGCCGTCGAGAACGCGCCCGGCGCGGAGCGCGCTCTCAGGGAACTGGCGGCAGACCCTGACCAGCCCGCGATCGCTCGCGCTACCGCGGTCTCGCGCCTGGCTGGCTATTCTCCGTCACCAACCGAGCCGGAGGTGCGCGGGGCGGCAAACGACCAATCGGCATTGATGCGGAGAGCTGCCGCTGCCGCTCTATCCAACTCCGATCCTCAGGGGAGCGCTTCCACTCTCGGTTCGCTCCTCGGCGATCCTGTGAGATCGGTACGCATCGAGACGGCGGAAGTATTGGCACCTGTGAAGGCTCACGCAGCAGACCCACGCCTCGCTGCGAACCTCGAGCACGCCACGCAAGAGTATGTCGCCGCGCAGGAACTGAACGCGGATCGCCCCGAGTCGCACCTGGACCTCGCGTTGCTGTTCGCCAAGCGCAAGGAGGTCAGGGAGGCGGAAGCCCAACTGAAAGAGGCCCTATCGCTGGATCCAACCTTTGTCCCGGCTGCCGTCAATCTAGCCGACCTCGAGCGAAGTCTCGGCCGGGAGGCGGATGGCGAAGCGACGTTGCGCGCCGCCCTGCAGCACTCACCTTCCGACCCAGCACTTCTTTATGCGCTGGGCCTGTCGATGGCGCGTCAGGGACAGCATGCTAAAGCGCTCAATCTACTGGCGACCGCCGCGAGCAGCGATCCGCGAAACGCCAGATATGCTTACGTCTATGCGGTCGCCCTCAATGATGCGGGTCAGAGAAGCGCAGCGATCGATACACTGGAGCACTCCATAAAATCGCATCCCTACGATCGAGATTCACTCACTGCCTTGGTTATCTATCTCGACCAAACGCATGATCGCGGCCAGGCCGTTCTGTATGCGCGACGCCTTCTGCAACTCGAACCCGACAACCAGGGGCTCCGCCAGATGATTGACGAGCCGGTCGATTCGGAAAGGAACTCAAGCAAGTAA